A window from Marinagarivorans cellulosilyticus encodes these proteins:
- the dapF gene encoding diaminopimelate epimerase gives MKIRFTKMHGLGNDFVMIDAISQQVNITPDRARKIADRNFGVGCDQILIVEAPTRPDADFKYRIFNADGSEVENCGNGARCFAVFVRLRKLTGKHVIRAETATGVLILNVVDKYNVTVDMGVPELSPPKIPFIADAEASVYAIDINENTANISSLNIGAVSMGNPHAVAVVDDAAAYPVELIGPLIESHPQYPNKVNAGFMSIVNRGEINLRVYERGSGETLACGTGACAAVVAGRLQSLLDETVTVNLPGGSLSITWPGPGHSVMMTGPTATVFHGQVRI, from the coding sequence ATGAAAATTCGCTTCACCAAAATGCACGGTTTAGGCAATGACTTTGTCATGATCGATGCCATTAGCCAGCAAGTGAATATTACGCCAGATCGGGCGCGTAAAATTGCCGACCGCAATTTTGGTGTAGGCTGCGACCAAATATTAATTGTTGAAGCCCCCACGCGGCCCGACGCCGACTTTAAATACCGCATTTTTAATGCCGATGGTTCAGAAGTAGAAAATTGCGGTAACGGCGCCCGCTGCTTTGCTGTTTTTGTACGTTTGCGCAAATTAACAGGAAAGCATGTTATCCGCGCCGAAACGGCAACAGGTGTGCTGATATTAAATGTGGTCGACAAATATAACGTCACTGTTGATATGGGCGTACCGGAGCTTTCGCCACCTAAAATTCCATTTATTGCCGATGCTGAAGCTAGCGTCTACGCTATTGATATCAATGAGAACACAGCCAATATTTCAAGCTTGAATATCGGCGCTGTATCCATGGGAAACCCGCATGCGGTTGCAGTAGTAGATGATGCAGCAGCCTACCCAGTAGAGCTTATTGGCCCATTGATTGAATCACACCCGCAGTACCCTAACAAAGTTAACGCGGGTTTTATGAGTATTGTCAATCGCGGCGAAATTAATCTACGGGTATACGAGCGTGGCTCGGGCGAAACCCTAGCCTGCGGAACCGGCGCTTGCGCTGCTGTGGTAGCAGGAAGATTACAATCACTACTAGATGAAACCGTTACGGTTAACTTACCCGGTGGCAGCTTGAGCATCACTTGGCCAGGCCCAGGCCATTCAGTAATGATGACAGGCCCTACAGCAACCGTTTTTCATGGGCAAGTGCGTATTTAA
- the rep gene encoding DNA helicase Rep, giving the protein MANKLNPRQSEAVHYIAGPCLVLAGAGSGKTSVITRKIAYLIEECGMGARNIAAVTFTNKAAREMKERVNKLVKGKASRGLTVSTFHNLGMNIIRKEHKALGLKNGFSIFDAEDAKGLLKEIMLKQNELDSDNVDLVQSEISNFKSAMISPKEALNRADSPAELCIANVFERYNQALQAYNAVDFDDLICLPVKLFNDQPAVLERWQHKLRYLLVDEYQDTNESQYQLVKQIVGGRGGLTVVGDDDQSIYAWRGARPENLSLLKQDFPSLHVIKLEQNYRSTARILRVANAVISHNPHEFTKTLWSDFGLGEHLRLIRCPTDDAEAERVAMEILNQKMRRGLSFKDFAILYRGNHQSRILEIKLQQNQIPYNISGGTSFFARTEIKDIMAYLRLLVNSDDDNAFLRVINTPRRQIGTSTLEALGRYATEREIGLLTACDEMGLHAILPAKGLERLREFSGWLKRVRDNCHQNNPVTAIREMIEDIDYEGWLFQNASSAKVAEKRMQNVWYLTDNIENAIARDESAEDNEEFVKNAIAKLLLMDLMERQEDEDDSDQVQLMTLHASKGLEFPHVFLVGMEEELLPHRNSIDDDNIEEERRLAYVGITRAQKTLTMTLSASRKQFGEKIETSPSRFIEEIPEEDLEMEGFGKASVAQVEQRASETVSNIMNMFDD; this is encoded by the coding sequence ATGGCCAACAAACTTAACCCCCGTCAAAGCGAAGCCGTTCATTACATTGCAGGCCCATGCCTAGTGCTGGCTGGCGCAGGTTCTGGCAAAACCAGTGTAATTACCCGCAAAATTGCCTATCTCATTGAAGAATGCGGCATGGGTGCGCGCAATATCGCTGCTGTAACCTTTACCAACAAAGCCGCGCGCGAAATGAAAGAGCGCGTAAACAAGCTTGTTAAAGGCAAGGCCTCTCGCGGGCTTACGGTATCGACCTTTCACAACTTGGGCATGAACATCATTCGCAAAGAACATAAAGCCTTAGGCTTAAAAAATGGCTTTTCGATTTTTGATGCCGAAGATGCGAAAGGGCTATTAAAAGAAATAATGCTCAAGCAAAACGAGCTTGATAGCGATAATGTCGATTTAGTGCAAAGCGAAATTTCCAACTTCAAAAGTGCAATGATCAGCCCAAAAGAAGCCCTAAACCGGGCAGATAGCCCTGCCGAGCTTTGCATTGCCAATGTTTTTGAACGTTATAACCAAGCTTTACAAGCATACAACGCCGTAGACTTTGACGACCTTATTTGCCTGCCGGTAAAACTGTTTAATGACCAACCTGCGGTACTTGAACGCTGGCAACACAAATTGCGTTATTTATTGGTCGACGAATATCAAGATACCAACGAAAGTCAGTATCAGCTGGTAAAGCAAATTGTTGGCGGGCGCGGCGGTTTAACCGTGGTCGGCGACGACGATCAAAGTATTTACGCTTGGCGTGGCGCACGCCCCGAAAACTTAAGTTTATTAAAACAGGATTTCCCTTCCCTACACGTTATTAAGCTAGAACAAAACTACCGCTCTACAGCCCGCATTTTGCGCGTAGCCAACGCAGTGATTAGCCACAACCCGCACGAATTCACTAAAACATTGTGGAGTGATTTTGGTTTAGGCGAACACTTGCGTTTAATCCGCTGCCCAACCGACGATGCCGAAGCCGAACGCGTCGCGATGGAAATTCTCAATCAAAAAATGCGTCGTGGTTTAAGTTTTAAAGATTTCGCCATTTTATACCGGGGCAACCACCAAAGCCGCATACTCGAAATTAAATTGCAGCAAAACCAAATACCCTACAATATTAGTGGCGGCACCAGCTTTTTTGCCCGCACCGAAATTAAAGACATCATGGCCTACCTGCGATTATTGGTAAATAGCGATGACGACAACGCATTTTTGCGCGTTATTAATACACCACGCAGGCAAATAGGCACCTCAACACTAGAGGCCTTAGGGCGCTATGCCACCGAGCGTGAAATAGGCCTTTTAACTGCTTGCGACGAAATGGGCTTACACGCCATTTTGCCCGCCAAAGGTCTAGAGCGGCTGCGAGAGTTTTCTGGCTGGCTAAAACGTGTACGCGATAACTGTCACCAAAATAATCCCGTCACGGCCATTCGAGAAATGATCGAAGATATCGATTACGAAGGCTGGCTTTTTCAAAACGCCAGCAGTGCCAAAGTTGCCGAAAAACGCATGCAAAATGTTTGGTATTTAACCGACAATATCGAAAATGCCATCGCGCGCGACGAAAGCGCCGAAGACAACGAAGAGTTCGTTAAAAACGCCATCGCTAAATTATTATTAATGGATTTAATGGAGCGGCAAGAAGACGAAGACGATTCTGATCAGGTTCAATTAATGACCCTACACGCAAGTAAAGGGCTGGAATTCCCCCATGTATTTTTAGTCGGCATGGAAGAAGAACTACTCCCCCACCGCAACAGTATTGACGACGACAACATCGAAGAAGAACGCCGCTTAGCTTATGTAGGTATTACCCGCGCTCAAAAAACACTCACAATGACACTCAGCGCTAGCCGAAAGCAATTTGGCGAAAAAATAGAAACATCACCTAGCCGCTTTATTGAAGAAATACCAGAAGAAGATTTAGAAATGGAAGGGTTTGGCAAAGCCAGTGTTGCGCAAGTAGAACAACGCGCAAGCGAAACCGTGAGTAACATTATGAATATGTTTGATGATTAA
- a CDS encoding DegQ family serine endoprotease, translated as MKHVLASVIVAAGLSLGGLSNNALALWPSADSDGNNLPTLAPMLEKINPAVVNIATYTSRDNDNPLLNDPAFRRFFNIPDQPERRERSAGSGVIVDAGEGTVITNHHVIKGADEIHVSLTDGRSFKAELIGSDPEVDIAVLKIDAENLTEVKRADSTKMRVGDFVVAIGNPFGLGQTVTTGIVSALGRTGLGIEGYEDFIQTDASINPGNSGGALVNLKGELIGINTAIIAPSGGNVGIGFAIPMNMANVSVEQILSHGEVKRGQIGVGIQDVTQELQKAFGLKNGQLGVLVTNVSEGSEADKAGLSPGDVIIAVDGKDTLSASQLRNQIGIRRIGDTVKIKIIREGDEKTFKVKVGDPSSISGNGKVHKLFEGASLEPNKDGKGVIITQVARDSHIARSGLRPGDVIIGANRMRTDNMQELKDALSRNKKQALLHIQRGMGTFYIVIQ; from the coding sequence ATGAAACATGTTTTAGCGTCTGTTATTGTTGCGGCTGGATTGTCGTTAGGCGGTTTGTCCAATAATGCATTAGCTTTGTGGCCATCAGCTGATAGTGATGGTAATAATTTGCCAACACTGGCGCCAATGTTAGAAAAGATAAACCCCGCAGTTGTGAATATTGCGACTTACACTTCGCGTGATAACGACAACCCCTTATTAAACGATCCAGCCTTTCGCCGCTTTTTTAATATTCCCGATCAGCCAGAGCGCAGAGAACGCAGTGCCGGTTCTGGCGTTATTGTTGATGCCGGTGAAGGTACTGTTATTACTAACCATCACGTAATCAAAGGGGCGGATGAAATCCATGTATCCCTCACTGATGGCCGTTCTTTTAAAGCCGAGCTGATAGGTTCAGACCCTGAAGTGGATATTGCAGTACTCAAAATCGATGCAGAAAACCTAACGGAAGTTAAGCGCGCCGATTCCACAAAAATGCGTGTGGGCGATTTTGTTGTTGCCATTGGCAATCCTTTTGGCTTAGGGCAAACAGTGACAACCGGTATTGTGAGTGCGCTAGGGCGCACGGGGTTGGGCATAGAGGGCTACGAAGATTTTATTCAAACCGACGCTTCTATTAACCCTGGTAACTCTGGTGGGGCTTTGGTGAATTTAAAAGGGGAGTTAATTGGTATTAATACCGCGATTATTGCCCCCAGTGGCGGTAACGTAGGAATTGGCTTTGCCATTCCCATGAATATGGCAAACGTCAGTGTCGAGCAAATCCTGAGTCACGGTGAGGTGAAGCGCGGCCAAATTGGTGTAGGCATACAAGATGTAACGCAAGAGTTGCAAAAAGCTTTCGGTTTGAAAAATGGCCAGTTGGGTGTTTTAGTGACTAACGTTAGCGAAGGCTCTGAGGCTGATAAAGCGGGGCTAAGCCCTGGCGATGTGATTATTGCGGTTGATGGTAAAGATACGCTCAGCGCTAGCCAGCTACGTAATCAAATTGGTATTCGCCGCATTGGTGATACGGTAAAAATTAAAATAATTCGCGAAGGTGATGAAAAAACCTTTAAAGTTAAAGTCGGTGATCCGTCGTCGATTTCTGGCAATGGTAAAGTGCATAAGCTATTTGAAGGCGCTAGCTTAGAGCCCAATAAAGATGGTAAGGGCGTTATCATTACGCAAGTTGCTCGTGATAGCCATATTGCACGCTCGGGCTTGCGCCCAGGGGATGTTATTATCGGAGCCAACCGCATGCGCACTGATAATATGCAGGAATTGAAAGACGCTTTGTCACGCAATAAAAAGCAAGCCTTGCTGCATATCCAGCGTGGTATGGGAACATTTTATATTGTGATTCAGTAA
- the lysA gene encoding diaminopimelate decarboxylase, giving the protein MPLTLQNNSLYFEQASLDAIANQFGTPAYVYSRAALTSAYQDYANALGEWPGTICYAVKANSNIGVLNVLARLGAGFDIVSVGELERVLRAGGQPSKMVFSGVGKTASEMARALEVGVGCFNVESANELETLSQVAGSQNKVASISIRVNPDVDAKTHPYISTGLKENKFGIDINDAVAVYQRASSLPGLRIVGVDCHIGSQLTETQPFIDALDRVLQLVDKLADKGITIHHLDLGGGLGVTYDQEVPPAVSDYISAIKAKLGDRKLALMFEPGRSIAANAGVLLTRVEYLKPTEHKNFAIVDAAMNDLIRPALYQAWQGIVPVNPRDADSQVWDIVGPVCETGDFLGKDRELAIEQGDLLAIKSSGAYGFTMSSNYNSRPRACELMVDGDAVHVIRKRETIDDLVALEAILPASE; this is encoded by the coding sequence ATGCCATTAACATTACAAAACAACAGCTTGTATTTTGAGCAAGCGAGCTTAGATGCCATTGCCAACCAATTTGGCACGCCGGCTTATGTTTATAGCCGCGCGGCGTTAACCAGCGCCTACCAAGACTACGCCAATGCCTTGGGCGAATGGCCCGGCACTATCTGCTACGCCGTAAAAGCTAATTCGAATATTGGTGTATTAAATGTACTGGCGCGTTTAGGTGCGGGTTTTGATATTGTCTCTGTCGGTGAACTTGAGCGAGTATTACGCGCCGGTGGCCAGCCATCAAAAATGGTATTTTCAGGTGTTGGCAAAACAGCCAGCGAAATGGCTCGCGCACTTGAAGTTGGCGTAGGTTGTTTTAATGTAGAGTCCGCAAACGAGCTAGAAACCCTTTCTCAAGTTGCCGGATCACAAAATAAAGTGGCCTCCATTTCAATTCGTGTAAACCCGGATGTCGACGCCAAAACCCACCCCTACATTTCTACCGGCCTTAAAGAAAATAAATTTGGTATCGATATTAATGACGCCGTCGCCGTGTACCAGCGCGCTTCTAGCTTGCCAGGCTTGCGCATTGTGGGTGTGGATTGCCATATTGGCTCTCAGTTAACAGAAACACAGCCATTTATTGATGCTCTCGATCGCGTATTGCAGTTGGTCGACAAATTAGCCGACAAGGGCATTACCATTCACCACCTCGATTTAGGCGGTGGCTTGGGCGTGACTTACGATCAGGAAGTTCCACCCGCTGTGAGCGATTACATTAGCGCTATTAAAGCAAAGCTTGGCGATAGAAAACTGGCATTAATGTTTGAGCCGGGTCGCTCAATTGCCGCCAATGCGGGTGTGCTACTAACTCGGGTGGAATACCTCAAGCCCACCGAGCACAAAAATTTTGCCATTGTTGATGCCGCCATGAACGACTTAATCCGGCCAGCGCTTTATCAAGCTTGGCAAGGGATCGTTCCGGTCAACCCTCGCGATGCCGACAGCCAAGTGTGGGATATCGTAGGCCCAGTATGCGAAACCGGTGACTTTTTAGGTAAAGATCGTGAACTCGCTATCGAGCAAGGCGATTTACTCGCCATTAAATCCTCAGGCGCCTATGGTTTTACCATGAGCTCCAACTATAACTCTCGCCCTCGTGCCTGCGAACTTATGGTTGATGGCGATGCCGTTCACGTTATTCGTAAACGCGAAACGATTGATGACTTAGTCGCCCTCGAAGCCATACTCCCTGCATCAGAATAA
- a CDS encoding acyl-CoA dehydrogenase C-terminal domain-containing protein — protein sequence MADYQAPITDLSFLLEHLIKADQLWPQLGLHDADPETAKAILEEAAKLCEQVIAPLNREADETGTHLTAGKVVVPDGFNEAYSAYCEGGWGALGGDAQYGGMGMPKTLVACVEEMLQGACMAFGLAPMLTAGACLALNAHGSDNLKERFLPNMYTGQWAGAMDLTEPHAGTDLGLIRTKAVPLEQNMLGEALYAVTGTKIFITWGEHDMAENIVHLVLAKLPNAPAGSKGISLFLVPKHLPNEDGSLGARNTVSCGALEKKMGIKSSATCVMNFEEAKGWLVGEPHKGLAAMFTMMNYERLTVGIQAVAVAQASYQSARDYASERLQSRSLSGAQFPDDPADPIIVHPDVRRMLMHMRSFNEASRAFYLYVAQYLDIAKYSQDDKTKSQAEGRIALLTPVAKAFMSDMALSAAIEGQQVFGGHGYIREWGQEQYVRDIRITQIYEGTNGIQALDLLGRKVIANKAVILNDYCSEILHFVQHDLSGEWQKEGAKLVECIHEVTALAQELIARAGKSPDVIGASAVDFLHALGLVSYGYLWLKMAHSTEHIQSGGVASEGAYSAEFLAAKQYLCRYFLNRELPRVSFLAERIRSHSDDLMVMPASHF from the coding sequence ATGGCCGATTACCAAGCACCAATTACCGATTTATCGTTTTTGTTAGAGCACTTGATTAAGGCAGATCAGCTGTGGCCGCAATTAGGCCTGCACGATGCCGACCCAGAAACCGCTAAAGCCATATTGGAGGAGGCCGCTAAGTTGTGTGAGCAAGTTATTGCCCCACTTAACAGAGAGGCCGATGAGACCGGTACGCACTTGACGGCGGGCAAGGTGGTTGTTCCCGATGGTTTTAACGAGGCGTATAGCGCTTATTGCGAAGGTGGTTGGGGAGCATTAGGCGGTGATGCGCAATACGGTGGCATGGGTATGCCGAAAACCTTGGTTGCCTGTGTTGAGGAAATGCTGCAGGGCGCTTGTATGGCATTTGGCTTGGCGCCCATGCTTACAGCGGGCGCATGCCTTGCCCTTAACGCGCATGGCAGCGACAATTTAAAAGAGCGCTTTTTGCCTAATATGTACACGGGGCAGTGGGCGGGGGCAATGGATTTAACCGAGCCCCATGCGGGCACAGATCTTGGCCTTATTCGTACCAAAGCGGTGCCCTTAGAGCAAAACATGCTAGGGGAGGCTTTGTACGCGGTAACTGGCACCAAGATTTTTATTACTTGGGGCGAGCACGATATGGCCGAAAACATTGTGCATTTAGTGTTGGCTAAACTGCCCAATGCACCTGCTGGCTCTAAAGGCATTTCTTTATTCCTAGTGCCTAAGCACCTCCCTAATGAAGATGGCAGCTTAGGGGCCCGCAACACTGTGAGTTGCGGTGCGCTTGAAAAGAAAATGGGTATTAAATCATCTGCCACTTGCGTGATGAATTTTGAAGAGGCCAAGGGCTGGTTGGTCGGTGAGCCGCATAAAGGTTTGGCGGCAATGTTCACCATGATGAATTACGAGCGCTTAACAGTCGGTATTCAAGCGGTTGCAGTAGCGCAGGCTAGCTACCAAAGTGCCAGAGACTACGCCAGCGAGCGTTTGCAAAGCCGAAGCTTAAGCGGCGCCCAATTTCCTGATGATCCGGCCGACCCCATTATTGTGCACCCCGATGTACGCCGCATGTTAATGCATATGCGTAGCTTTAACGAAGCCAGCCGAGCCTTCTATTTGTATGTTGCGCAATATTTGGATATTGCTAAATACAGCCAGGACGACAAAACAAAATCGCAAGCTGAAGGGCGCATCGCCTTGTTAACACCTGTGGCCAAAGCTTTTATGAGTGATATGGCGCTATCTGCAGCTATTGAAGGCCAGCAGGTTTTTGGTGGCCACGGCTATATTCGCGAATGGGGACAAGAGCAGTATGTGCGAGATATACGTATTACTCAAATATATGAGGGTACAAATGGAATACAAGCGTTAGATTTGCTAGGCCGCAAAGTTATTGCCAACAAAGCGGTGATCCTTAACGACTATTGCAGCGAAATACTCCATTTTGTTCAACATGATTTAAGCGGCGAGTGGCAAAAAGAAGGCGCGAAATTAGTTGAGTGCATCCATGAGGTTACAGCGTTAGCGCAAGAGTTGATTGCGCGCGCCGGTAAATCCCCTGATGTGATTGGTGCAAGTGCTGTTGATTTTTTGCACGCGCTTGGCTTAGTTTCCTACGGTTATTTATGGCTTAAAATGGCGCACAGTACAGAGCATATACAAAGCGGCGGCGTAGCAAGCGAGGGCGCTTACAGTGCCGAATTTTTGGCTGCCAAACAGTATTTGTGCCGATACTTCCTTAATCGCGAATTACCACGCGTAAGCTTTTTGGCAGAGCGAATACGCTCACACAGTGATGATCTAATGGTGATGCCTGCCAGCCATTTTTAA
- a CDS encoding YjfI family protein has translation MPTKKAASNQPKSSAHYQREFRKRLREQGLVKKEAWIIPENGKLLSLVEKELRLHIEPPTLGNAGQLVGDAMLSHNPPSWTIEKLYEALLTTDLATSELATFTVLNEDNTLEVTLHELGDLPLLLTIAGQQMLVEAVLWAVTDVNDTAEFDAAILRTHKYFPLSTIGVETFSDGNDYYTVFGALSTNSLLANIVLEIETLGVNVIQAANAYSHFLKDCIKKEGFLIDDIESAL, from the coding sequence ATGCCCACAAAAAAAGCCGCTAGCAACCAGCCCAAATCATCTGCACATTATCAGCGGGAGTTTCGCAAGCGTTTGCGCGAACAAGGCCTCGTTAAAAAAGAAGCGTGGATTATTCCCGAAAACGGTAAGCTTTTATCGCTTGTAGAAAAAGAACTGCGCTTGCACATCGAACCACCCACGCTAGGCAATGCCGGTCAACTCGTTGGCGATGCGATGTTGTCGCACAACCCGCCAAGCTGGACTATCGAGAAACTCTATGAGGCATTGCTTACCACCGATTTAGCCACCAGCGAGCTTGCAACCTTTACGGTTTTAAACGAAGACAATACCCTAGAAGTCACCCTACATGAACTTGGCGACCTACCACTACTACTAACCATTGCTGGGCAGCAAATGCTCGTTGAAGCGGTACTTTGGGCCGTTACCGACGTAAATGACACAGCCGAGTTTGATGCCGCGATTTTGCGCACCCATAAATATTTCCCATTATCAACCATTGGCGTAGAAACATTCTCAGACGGTAACGATTACTACACCGTATTTGGCGCACTCTCGACCAACTCATTGCTAGCAAATATTGTGTTAGAAATTGAAACTTTAGGCGTCAATGTTATCCAAGCTGCAAACGCCTATAGCCACTTTTTAAAGGACTGCATAAAAAAAGAAGGCTTTTTAATTGACGATATTGAGTCCGCATTATGA